The following coding sequences lie in one Cucurbita pepo subsp. pepo cultivar mu-cu-16 chromosome LG13, ASM280686v2, whole genome shotgun sequence genomic window:
- the LOC111809341 gene encoding dof zinc finger protein DOF1.2-like has protein sequence MFSTAMSDHHQLPPPPPPPFASHLERKWKPHLETAPNCPRCASANTKFCYYNNYSLSQPRYFCKSCRRYWTKGGSLRNVPVGGGCRKSRRTRSSRSSTVSRSTNPNTCTQITESSSNGPDIDLAAVFARYLNTAPPSTEAHALTSSPESVDPLENCEILFEGLSDLLIEEENQAQEQKQGIMGNYENTPFGLHAELGVEEEVWASQQIQELDSFSCNYNANQFCEVGDNWSSFDFAAVNNVEYF, from the coding sequence atgtTCTCTACAGCAATGTCCGACCACCACCAGCTCCCTCCTCCACCTCCGCCGCCGTTCGCCTCCCATCTCGAGCGGAAATGGAAGCCTCATCTCGAAACAGCTCCAAATTGCCCTCGTTGCGCCTCCGCCAATACCAAATTCTGTTATTACAACAACTACAGCCTCTCCCAACCTAGATACTTTTGTAAATCCTGTCGACGCTATTGGACCAAAGGCGGTTCCCTCCGTAACGTCCCTGTCGGCGGTGGCTGTCGTAAGAGTCGTCGTACCAGGTCCTCACGATCCTCAACTGTCTCACGTTCTACCAACCCCAACACTTGTACACAAATCACTGAATCCTCCTCTAATGGACCCGATATCGATCTTGCTGCCGTTTTCGCTAGATATTTGAACACCGCCCCACCAAGTACTGAGGCACACGCGTTGACCAGCTCGCCCGAATCCGTTGACCCTTTAGAGAATTGTGAAATCTTGTTTGAAGGGCTGTCGGATTTGTTAATTGAGGAGGAAAATCAAgcccaagaacaaaaacaggGGATTATGGGAAATTACGAAAATACTCCGTTTGGGTTACACGCGGAATTGGGCGTTGAGGAAGAAGTATGGGCGTCGCAACAAATCCAAGAATTGGACTCTTTTTCTTGCAATTATAATGCGAATCAATTCTGTGAAGTGGGAGATAATTGGAGCTCATTCGACTTTGCAGCCGTAAATAATGTCGAATATTTCTAA
- the LOC111809349 gene encoding N66 matrix protein-like: MASSKAAGVMPMAAFLAVFLLISAGNVVAALSYESIVPQEFALGRKVLEDKYEANGRSGYNNNEPNGRSGYNSNESNGRSGYNNKEPNGRIGYNSKEPNGRSGYNNNEPNGRSGYNSNEPNGRSGYNSYEPNGRSGYNSNEPNGRSGYNSYEPNSRSGYNSNEPNGRSGYNSNEPNDRSGYNGYKPTGRGGYN, encoded by the exons ATGGCTAGCTCTAAGGCTGCCGGAGTCATGCCCATGGCTGCTTTCCTCGCCGTCTTCCTCCTCATATCCGCCGGCAACGTCGTCGCTGCTCTGTCCTACGAGTCGATTGtaccacaagaatttgcaCTTG GACGAAAAGTTCTTGAAGATAAATATGAAGCCAATGGTAGAAGTGGATATAACAACAACGAACCCAATGGTAGAAGTGGATATAACAGCAATGAATCGAATGGTAGAAGCGGATATAACAACAAAGAACCCAATGGTAGAATCGGATATAACAGCAAAGAACCCAATGGTAGAAGTGGATATAACAACAATGAACCGAATGGTAGAAGCGGATATAACAGCAATGAACCCAATGGTAGAAGCGGATATAACAGCTATGAACCCAATGGTAGAAGTGGATATAACAGCAATGAACCTAATGGTAGAAGCGGATATAACAGCTATGAACCCAACAGTAGAAGTGGATACAACAGCAATGAACCTAATGGTAGAAGCGGATATAACAGCAATGAACCTAATGATAGAAGTGGCTACAATGGCTACAAGCCGACAGGAAGGGGAGGCTATAACTAA
- the LOC111809294 gene encoding protein MKS1-like: protein MAERKEVQLQGPRPAALKITKDSHKIGKPPHRPVIIYTVSPKVIHTDPTQFKDLVQRLTGHKPSSHDSHHSPNTTMIMSTNHQGAERVGHGILSPTPGLLPPIPTNIFTPTPPQSAELSPLTHFFRDLSPIAPNRFSSSLDFFQNFPDLH from the coding sequence ATGgctgaaagaaaagaggttCAACTCCAAGGTCCCCGTCCGGCCGCCCTCAAGATCACCAAAGACTCCCACAAGATCGGCAAGCCGCCGCACCGGCCCGTCATCATCTACACCGTCTCCCCCAAGGTCATCCACACCGACCCTACTCAATTCAAGGACTTGGTCCAGCGTCTCACTGGCCACAAACCCTCCTCCCATGACTCTCACCATTCACCCAATACAACGATGATTATGAGTACCAATCATCAAGGAGCAGAAAGGGTAGGTCACGGAATATTATCGCCAACACCAGGGTTGCTGCCGCCGATTCCGACAAATATTTTCACTCCGACACCGCCGCAGTCAGCTGAGCTCAGCCCTCTTACCCACTTTTTTCGGGATCTTAGCCCCATAGCTCCGAATCGATTCTCGTCATCGCTAGATTTCTTCCAAAACTTCCCTGATTTacattga
- the LOC111809425 gene encoding L-type lectin-domain containing receptor kinase S.6-like codes for MVLLKNVLQNLTAIDFLRSLPHAPPNAQNRGSTVAELCGFPSSSIRSRNLLFFHFSMSTLTILLFFLIPSNFFRLSLCFLPDQNVTLSGDAHFRNNAMLLTQETNCLPFSSSNSPASSASVSSGVGAAFYNNPIRFLDFSTNSTASFSTKFFLTVVPTPLCPSADGIAFLITSDSESFSRSNGYMGLPDPPLNSHHSFIAVEFDTSFNADLGDINDNHLGFDVNSATSLSSVDFGSRGIFLKNGRKITAWIEYKEDSKKIHVWVGYSQTKPENPLLVVEVDLSKQFKEFMYVGFSASNGRGSALYIVDQWQFRTFGLVPSLSSVDTITEGDCFLCSTEDSSAHSNRSVNARERRKMIGEITLGLGGLIAFLCSIIVIVGLISFILMDKLRGRMCICIATPETSQVETNRVPLRLSLGEVKLATMDFNEDRIVGRGGSATVYKGCLPAGEEVAVKRFAPDMANNRMYNPFTTEFATMAGCLRHKNLVQLHGWCCEANELVLVYEFLANGSLGELLHKRSRNSQFVLPWKKRVSIVLGIASALTYLHEEYERQIIHRDVKTCNIMIDADFNGKLGDFGLAEVYARNSLRREATIPAGTMGYLAPEYVYSGVPTVETDIYSFGVVLLEVASGRRAVNEEGTVLVDWIWNVWEMGTLTEASDSKLMGKYNVVEMERMLMVGLFCVHPNYVKRPTVREAAKILKGKAPLPVLPPRKPRVRIKSVVPDDSEDSIDSPPDDNPSLDEWMTPKSQFYS; via the coding sequence ATGGTGTTGTTGAAGAATGTATTACAAAATCTGACTGCCATAGATTTCCTGCGCTCTCTACCTCACGCACCGCCGAACGCCCAAAACAGAGGAAGCACAGTGGCGGAGTTGTGTGGATTTCCATCGTCTTCAATTCGAAGCCGAAATCTCCTGTTCTTCCATTTTAGTATGTCGACTTTAACGatcctccttttcttcttgattCCCTCCAACTTTTTCCgtctttctctttgtttcttgCCTGATCAAAACGTCACCCTCTCCGGTGATGCGCATTTCAGAAACAATGCCATGCTTCTCACCCAAGAAACCAATTGccttcccttttcttcttctaactCCCCTGCCTCCTCTGCCTCTGTCTCTTCTGGCGTTGGCGCCGCCTTCTACAACAACCCGATTCGCTTTCTTGATTTCTCCACCAATTCCACCGCTTCTTTCTCCACTAAATTCTTCCTCACCGTCGTTCCCACCCCACTTTGCCCTTCCGCCGATGGAATCGCTTTCCTCATCACCTCCGATTCCGAATCTTTCAGCCGCTCTAATGGGTATATGGGCCTTCCCGATCCCCCGCTAAATTCCCACCATTCTTTCATCGCTGTCGAATTCGACACCAGTTTCAACGCTGATCTTGGAGACATCAATGACAACCATCTTGGCTTTGATGTCAACTCTGCGACCTCTTTGTCCTCTGTGGATTTTGGGTCCAGAGGCATTTTCCTCAAAAATGGGAGAAAGATTACCGCATGGATTGAGTACAAGGAAGACTCGAAAAAGATCCATGTCTGGGTTGGCTATTCGCAGACAAAGCCTGAAAATCCTCTTCTTGTTGTGGAGGTTGACCTTTCCAAGCAATTTAAGGAGTTCATGTATGTGGGGTTCTCTGCTTCTAACGGACGGGGCTCTGCTCTTTACATTGTTGATCAATGGCAATTtagaacttttgggttggtaCCTTCTTTGAGTTCTGTTGATACCATTACTGAAGGAGACTGTTTCTTGTGCTCAACGGAGGATTCGAGTGCGCATAGCAATCGTTCTGTCAACGCTCGTGAACGGAGGAAGATGATTGGAGAGATAACCCTTGGTTTAGGAGGTTTAATTGCATTTCTTTGCTCTATTATTGTCATTGTTGGTTTGATTAGTTTTATCTTGATGGATAAATTGAGGGGTAGAATGTGCATATGCATAGCAACTCCCGAAACCAGTCAAGTTGAAACGAACAGAGTTCCATTGAGATTATCCCTTGGGGAGGTAAAGTTGGCTACAATGGACTTTAATGAGGatagaattgttgggagaggtgGTTCTGCAACTGTTTACAAAGGATGTCTTCCAGCCGGTGAAGAAGTGGCTGTTAAACGATTCGCACCAGACATGGCGAACAATCGTATGTACAATCCTTTCACCACCGAGTTTGCAACAATGGCTGGGTGCTTACGACACAAGAATTTGGTTCAGCTTCATGGATGGTGTTGTGAGGCAAATGAGTTGGTTCTTGTTTACGAGTTCTTGGCCAATGGTAGCCTCGGCGAACTTCTTCATAAGCGCTCACGGAACTCACAGTTTGTTCTTCCTTGGAAGAAAAGGGTTTCCATAGTTCTTGGGATTGCTTCTGCATTGACATATCTCCATGAAGAGTATGAGAGACAGATTATCCATAGAGATGTCAAGACCTGCAACATTATGATTGATGCAGATTTCAATGGTAAACTCGGGGATTTTGGTCTTGCAGAAGTGTATGCACGCAATTCACTCAGAAGGGAAGCAACTATACCCGCTGGAACAATGGGATATCTCGCACCTGAATACGTTTATTCTGGAGTTCCCACTGTCGAAACCGATATTTACAGCTTTGGAGTCGTGTTGCTCGAAGTAGCCTCGGGAAGGAGGGCTGTAAACGAAGAGGGGACCGTGCTGGTCGATTGGATTTGGAATGTATGGGAAATGGGGACACTAACTGAAGCATCTGATTCAAAGTTGATGGGAAAGTACAATGTAGTAGAAATGGAGAGAATGCTAATGGTGGGACTGTTTTGTGTACACCCAAATTATGTAAAGCGGCCAACTGTGAGAGAAGCTGCAAAGATCCTTAAAGGGAAAGCACCACTTCCTGTACTGCCACCAAGGAAGCCAAGGGTCCGCATCAAGTCTGTTGTTCCTGATGATTCTGAGGATAGCATAGATAGTCCTCCTGACGATAATCCCAGCCTCGACGAGTGGATGACCCCCAAGAGTCAATTTTATAGCTGA